A stretch of the Saccharolobus caldissimus genome encodes the following:
- the arnR gene encoding HTH-type transcriptional activator ArnR, with product MGYSVFDTLRELDSIVDFARAKLQWDILFFINSKGPSSVSEIAEGTNNSKKAVIDAIRKLIDKELVVKVKYDVYDLSEKGKELLNKLNDLINNKTLKENIMENSDLASVNVNPAQYFYLIELLKAALINNDILPIERISRELGISRQTLKYYVDLFVNKKIFKKINKKSLFGKIRTCYILTSEGKKIAYKIPILIKIRNNIFLKILLKTTFSLRYESALIRLMAFLSLSAPIIIYYRNVSIVHIIGIIWLYILIFTTLLSIFAYTAMR from the coding sequence ATGGGTTATAGTGTATTCGATACATTAAGGGAGTTGGATTCTATTGTAGATTTCGCTAGGGCTAAGCTTCAATGGGATATATTATTCTTTATTAACTCTAAGGGTCCTTCTTCCGTATCTGAAATTGCAGAAGGTACTAATAACAGTAAAAAGGCAGTAATAGATGCTATAAGGAAATTAATAGATAAGGAATTGGTTGTTAAAGTTAAGTATGATGTTTATGATTTGTCAGAAAAAGGTAAGGAATTACTAAATAAATTAAATGATCTAATAAATAATAAAACCTTGAAGGAGAATATCATGGAGAATAGTGATTTGGCATCAGTAAATGTTAATCCTGCACAATATTTTTATTTAATTGAATTGCTTAAGGCTGCGTTAATTAATAATGATATTTTACCTATTGAAAGGATTTCTAGGGAGCTTGGTATATCTAGGCAGACATTAAAGTATTATGTAGATTTGTTTGTAAATAAAAAGATATTTAAGAAAATAAATAAAAAATCTTTATTTGGTAAAATCAGAACATGTTATATATTAACTTCTGAAGGTAAAAAGATAGCGTATAAGATACCCATTCTGATTAAAATAAGGAATAATATCTTCTTAAAAATTTTATTGAAAACAACTTTTAGTTTGAGATATGAATCAGCTTTAATTAGATTAATGGCCTTTTTATCATTATCTGCTCCAATAATAATATATTATAGAAATGTTAGCATAGTACATATTATAGGAATAATATGGCTATATATTTTGATTTTTACTACGTTATTAAGTATATTTGCGTATACAGCTATGAGATAG
- a CDS encoding CBS domain-containing protein, which produces MIERIMTKKVFVAMPDDSLVNVADFMRRNNIGSIAVINAEGKLVGILTERDIVRAVSEGRLDAKVKDYMTSEVIGVKKETSEWEAAEVMLERGFRHLPVVDDNNKVIGIVSIRDIARGLLFFNLRV; this is translated from the coding sequence ATGATAGAACGTATAATGACTAAGAAAGTTTTTGTAGCAATGCCAGATGACTCTTTAGTTAATGTCGCTGACTTTATGAGAAGAAATAACATAGGATCTATTGCGGTAATTAACGCTGAGGGAAAACTAGTTGGAATTTTAACGGAGAGGGATATCGTAAGGGCAGTTAGTGAAGGAAGATTAGACGCTAAGGTAAAAGATTATATGACATCTGAGGTGATAGGAGTTAAGAAAGAGACCTCAGAGTGGGAGGCTGCTGAAGTTATGTTAGAAAGAGGTTTTAGACATTTGCCAGTTGTAGATGATAATAATAAAGTGATTGGTATAGTTTCAATTAGAGATATAGCTAGAGGATTATTATTTTTTAATCTAAGAGTCTAA
- a CDS encoding type II/IV secretion system ATPase subunit, protein MSFIDDYISKLSEKPIFVDNPNTLKGNRNYNAIYKVDEYIYIHVQSVKSEDGYNQYTVIEPPRPKPDEMEEIEEKFAKAIGDIEPPEKIEEKEKLMRKTLEKILSKIKLSVAKEYAIYHFIRDKLYSSVLEPLIRDPYIEDISIPGLGHVYIVHKVFGPMRTSIKIEREDELDDLIISLSEKTYRPVSHNRPIVDASLPDGSRVNFVYGIDISRRGSNLTIRKFNKVPISVTQLIAFGTLSSLLAAYIWMMLDEGMNLFVCGETASGKTTTLNAITAFIPPNLKIVTIEDTPELTVPHSNWVAEVTRETGGEGTIKLFDLLKAALRQRPNYILVGEIRDKEGNVAFQAMQTGHSVMATFHAANIRTLVQRLTGYPIEVPKSYINNLNIALFQTALYDKRGNLIRRVIEVDEIIDIDPITNDVVYIPAFTYDPVEDKIIFAGRGTSYLIENKVAIRRGIDRKNIGILYDELNLRSEFLKLLVEKKVFNYFDVWAYILKARQLGLEEAIRYVRTN, encoded by the coding sequence ATGAGCTTTATAGATGATTATATCTCAAAATTGTCAGAAAAACCAATTTTTGTAGATAATCCTAACACCTTAAAAGGAAATAGGAATTATAATGCAATTTATAAAGTTGATGAATATATTTACATCCATGTTCAAAGCGTGAAATCTGAAGATGGATACAACCAGTATACAGTTATAGAACCTCCTAGACCTAAGCCAGATGAAATGGAAGAAATAGAAGAGAAGTTTGCTAAAGCTATTGGAGATATAGAACCCCCAGAGAAAATTGAAGAAAAAGAAAAATTAATGAGAAAAACTCTAGAAAAAATATTGTCTAAAATTAAGTTATCGGTAGCTAAGGAGTACGCAATCTATCACTTCATAAGGGACAAGTTATATTCAAGCGTATTAGAACCATTAATAAGGGATCCTTATATCGAGGATATCTCAATACCAGGATTAGGACATGTATATATAGTTCATAAGGTCTTCGGACCCATGAGAACGTCAATTAAAATAGAGAGAGAGGACGAATTAGACGATTTAATTATCTCTTTAAGTGAGAAAACGTATAGACCTGTATCCCATAATAGGCCAATTGTGGATGCTAGTCTTCCTGACGGTTCAAGAGTAAATTTTGTCTATGGTATAGATATAAGTAGAAGAGGGTCAAACTTAACTATAAGAAAATTCAATAAAGTACCCATTAGCGTAACTCAATTAATAGCCTTTGGTACATTATCTTCTCTCTTAGCTGCATATATATGGATGATGTTAGATGAAGGCATGAATTTATTTGTATGTGGAGAAACTGCATCTGGAAAGACTACCACACTTAACGCGATTACTGCGTTTATCCCACCTAATCTAAAGATAGTTACAATAGAGGATACTCCAGAGTTAACTGTACCTCACTCTAATTGGGTAGCTGAGGTGACTAGGGAAACAGGAGGTGAAGGGACTATAAAATTGTTTGATCTTCTTAAGGCGGCCTTAAGACAAAGGCCTAATTATATATTAGTAGGAGAAATAAGAGATAAAGAAGGAAACGTTGCATTTCAAGCTATGCAAACTGGACATTCCGTTATGGCGACTTTTCACGCAGCTAATATAAGAACTTTAGTTCAAAGATTAACTGGATATCCTATAGAAGTTCCTAAAAGCTATATTAATAACTTAAATATAGCTTTATTTCAAACAGCGCTCTATGATAAAAGAGGTAACCTAATAAGAAGAGTCATAGAAGTAGATGAGATTATAGATATAGATCCAATAACAAATGATGTAGTGTATATTCCCGCATTCACCTATGACCCAGTTGAGGATAAGATAATTTTCGCAGGTAGAGGAACTTCTTACTTAATTGAGAATAAGGTAGCAATTAGAAGAGGTATAGATAGGAAAAATATAGGAATTTTATATGATGAGCTAAATTTAAGAAGCGAATTCCTCAAGCTTTTAGTCGAGAAGAAAGTATTTAATTATTTTGACGTATGGGCATATATTCTTAAGGCTAGACAATTAGGTTTAGAGGAGGCTATTAGATATGTTAGGACTAACTAA
- a CDS encoding ParA family protein translates to MMLRINIIGFKGGSGKSTIAYYLARQLSSHYSTALVDKTYSGTISRIFNINNNIFSFLRGKSELFYLIKGNLNIINMSFSGENSINNIDFNAFKYLYSKLLKDIDIVIVDHSSLPHDFATEIELKAFMENFRHFTYNTILVLSGDEFPIKRYLNYTSLLNEFVKHYVEDILGMTFSKDTKFLRVWAIVINKLLKGQESKLNEFLEGDEILLKSAKFVVPLYPSLLQRHFKEVDPPAEILKLIEYVESLIREPTSVL, encoded by the coding sequence ATGATGTTAAGGATAAATATCATAGGCTTTAAAGGTGGTTCGGGAAAATCTACTATTGCATATTATTTAGCACGGCAATTAAGTAGTCATTATAGTACTGCTTTAGTAGATAAGACTTATTCTGGCACCATAAGCAGGATATTTAACATTAATAATAATATATTTTCATTTTTAAGAGGCAAAAGCGAATTATTCTATCTAATAAAGGGTAATTTAAATATTATAAATATGTCTTTTTCTGGGGAGAATAGCATTAATAATATAGATTTTAATGCGTTTAAATATTTATATAGTAAGCTGCTTAAAGATATTGACATAGTTATAGTTGATCATTCATCATTACCTCATGATTTTGCTACTGAAATTGAATTAAAGGCATTTATGGAAAATTTTAGACATTTTACTTATAATACAATTTTAGTCTTAAGTGGAGACGAATTTCCAATAAAAAGATATTTAAATTATACTTCACTTTTAAATGAGTTCGTTAAACACTACGTTGAAGATATCTTAGGTATGACCTTTTCTAAGGATACTAAGTTTTTAAGAGTTTGGGCCATAGTTATAAACAAACTTCTAAAAGGGCAAGAAAGTAAATTAAATGAATTTTTAGAAGGGGATGAAATTTTGCTTAAATCTGCTAAATTTGTTGTACCACTTTATCCTTCTTTATTGCAGAGGCATTTTAAGGAGGTGGATCCTCCAGCTGAAATTTTGAAATTAATAGAATATGTGGAAAGTTTAATTAGAGAACCGACCTCTGTATTATAA
- a CDS encoding ATPase domain-containing protein, with the protein MEGCSMIIKTGNEDLDRRLTGIPFPALVMIEGDHGTGKSVLSAQIAYGLLLSNKKGYVITTEQTTKDYLKKMKDIKINLIQFFIKGLLGIAPLNTNRFNWNSILANRILEIIIDFIKRKKNLEFLIIDSLSIVATFAEERQILQFMKDARVLVDLGKLILFTIHPDVFNEELKSRITSIVDVYFKLSATSIGGRRVKVLERVKTIGGIQGSDTISFDVDPALGIKVVPLSLSRA; encoded by the coding sequence ATGGAGGGGTGTTCTATGATAATTAAGACTGGGAATGAGGATCTAGATAGGAGATTAACGGGAATTCCGTTTCCAGCATTAGTTATGATAGAGGGGGATCACGGAACTGGCAAAAGCGTTTTATCTGCACAAATAGCTTACGGCTTGCTTTTGTCTAATAAAAAGGGTTACGTCATAACTACTGAGCAGACTACTAAGGATTATTTAAAGAAAATGAAAGATATAAAAATTAATCTGATCCAGTTCTTTATAAAGGGTTTACTTGGAATTGCACCATTAAATACTAATAGATTTAATTGGAATTCAATTCTTGCAAATAGAATCTTGGAGATCATCATAGATTTCATAAAAAGAAAGAAAAATTTAGAATTCCTTATAATAGATAGCTTGTCAATAGTAGCAACTTTCGCTGAGGAAAGACAGATTTTGCAGTTCATGAAGGATGCCAGAGTCTTAGTGGATCTAGGTAAACTTATACTTTTTACTATTCATCCTGACGTATTTAATGAGGAATTAAAGAGTAGAATTACAAGTATTGTAGACGTTTATTTTAAATTATCTGCAACAAGCATAGGAGGTAGAAGGGTTAAGGTTTTAGAAAGGGTTAAGACTATAGGAGGGATTCAAGGTTCTGATACCATCTCATTTGATGTTGACCCAGCTTTAGGAATTAAGGTCGTACCTTTATCCCTATCGAGGGCTTAA
- a CDS encoding flagellin, which produces MASEVVSEAIMLIVSITLIGVLVGVVFSVVSSISTSMASYATLQSQKLLTDLQIDYATNTSPTTVVVYLQNIGEVTVFNLQNSVLYFGPQGNMQQIGYNTGTPPYWTISTNVLNPGSVAKITIYLSSPLTSTQYYTIEFVTSNGYSVSYTFGVS; this is translated from the coding sequence GTGGCCAGTGAGGTAGTTAGTGAGGCCATAATGTTAATAGTATCAATTACCTTAATTGGAGTACTAGTTGGTGTTGTTTTTTCTGTGGTATCGTCTATTTCAACAAGTATGGCATCTTATGCTACGTTACAATCACAAAAGTTACTTACAGATCTTCAAATAGATTATGCTACAAACACAAGTCCTACCACTGTAGTAGTATACTTGCAAAATATCGGAGAAGTTACCGTATTTAATCTTCAAAACTCAGTATTATACTTCGGACCTCAAGGTAATATGCAACAAATTGGATATAATACTGGAACACCTCCTTACTGGACAATAAGCACTAACGTACTAAATCCAGGATCTGTGGCCAAAATTACAATTTATTTATCGTCACCTTTAACTTCAACACAATATTATACAATAGAGTTTGTAACATCTAATGGATATTCTGTAAGTTATACATTTGGGGTGAGTTAA
- a CDS encoding ParA family protein codes for MIYILGVKGGIGKTTFSIYFAKHLSSLGKKVLYIDCDYLSFGSLILGHKNIGLVREIENRLPPLSRSLEYISSFYVLKLFTDPLDSSKIYRLEEKIYNAFEKIKDLDIEYIILDSTVGLMPDDIIIKSLEKLSILEKGVYLTDIGSLNATIRYAKMWSNLQYKALVVNMVPPIPEELSEAISIVKNVYPYNMFNTIAIVPFDEELYNYNPSREIQNKRLNLILLSMLNNSDNIIIN; via the coding sequence ATGATTTATATATTAGGAGTGAAGGGTGGAATAGGGAAAACGACTTTTTCAATATACTTTGCTAAACACTTGTCTTCACTAGGAAAGAAAGTATTATACATAGACTGTGACTATCTATCCTTTGGATCTTTAATATTAGGTCATAAAAATATTGGTCTAGTTAGAGAAATTGAGAATAGATTACCTCCACTTTCAAGAAGTTTAGAATATATAAGTAGTTTTTATGTACTTAAATTATTTACTGATCCTCTAGATTCTAGCAAAATTTATAGGTTAGAGGAGAAAATATATAATGCATTTGAAAAAATTAAGGATTTAGACATAGAATATATAATTTTGGATTCTACGGTTGGATTAATGCCCGATGATATTATAATAAAATCCTTAGAAAAGTTAAGTATTCTAGAGAAAGGGGTCTATCTAACTGATATAGGCTCTTTAAACGCTACAATAAGATATGCTAAAATGTGGTCTAATCTTCAATATAAGGCATTGGTAGTTAACATGGTTCCTCCAATTCCAGAAGAATTATCAGAAGCAATTAGTATTGTTAAAAATGTATACCCTTATAATATGTTTAATACGATTGCAATAGTTCCATTTGATGAGGAGCTATATAACTATAATCCATCTAGGGAAATCCAGAATAAAAGGCTTAATTTAATATTGCTTTCAATGCTTAATAACTCTGATAATATTATAATAAATTAA
- a CDS encoding ribbon-helix-helix domain-containing protein — MEKIIKVDEVTYVLDQEKSIIVTFKLDEDILTAIDDITYKQGYSCRSDFIREALEEYLKFLKTRGSINKLL; from the coding sequence ATGGAAAAGATAATTAAGGTTGATGAAGTTACTTACGTTCTAGACCAAGAGAAATCTATTATTGTAACTTTTAAACTTGATGAGGATATTTTAACTGCGATAGATGATATTACATATAAACAAGGTTATTCATGTAGGAGTGACTTTATTAGAGAAGCGTTAGAAGAGTATCTTAAATTTCTTAAAACAAGGGGTAGTATAAATAAACTCTTATAG
- a CDS encoding flagellar protein F: MGVSQVVAYALIIFISISLGLIVLGTYIRSQQILTYAYEIKQVNQLNQLDTRIFIKNIYLSGNLLYVTITNNGTTSLYEFNNFAVIIKYYANISNISTLIVSQYNYSKTIGPYEWTTSSIIINPSSSGVLVIELPYKPYPNTQATVVIATNYGPEAIWRGVL; encoded by the coding sequence ATGGGAGTCTCACAAGTAGTAGCATATGCCTTAATAATTTTTATATCAATTTCATTAGGTCTTATTGTTCTAGGAACTTATATTAGGAGCCAACAAATTTTAACGTATGCATACGAGATAAAACAAGTTAATCAACTAAATCAGCTAGATACTAGGATATTTATAAAAAATATATATCTCTCAGGTAATCTACTTTACGTCACGATAACTAATAACGGCACCACATCCTTATATGAATTCAATAATTTCGCAGTGATAATTAAATATTATGCAAACATTAGTAATATATCTACGCTTATAGTGTCACAATATAACTATTCTAAAACCATAGGCCCCTATGAGTGGACTACAAGTTCAATAATCATTAATCCAAGTTCAAGCGGAGTGTTAGTTATAGAATTGCCGTATAAACCGTATCCTAATACTCAAGCTACAGTTGTCATTGCTACAAATTACGGTCCAGAAGCTATATGGAGGGGTGTTCTATGA
- a CDS encoding ParA family protein, with protein MLLESKKNFTEKYLLKGVVRVLGIKGGVGKSAIAYSLAKIISLSSKVLFLDMDNLFTISKLFNVKECELSRVGNITMYACKDISKVPFDDYEYIIIDTYPAILEGELPNINSSKVHNIFVTDYFSIEDTLEYAKRWKGNNILIINMTNPDHEIERIQFKVASSLALKKDVTLRRIIIIPFEDEYYGSYRVDLPKIETVLGYIMT; from the coding sequence ATGCTATTAGAGAGCAAAAAAAACTTTACAGAGAAATACTTGCTTAAAGGTGTTGTTAGAGTTTTAGGTATTAAGGGTGGTGTAGGAAAAAGTGCAATAGCTTATTCATTAGCCAAGATTATATCGCTTTCCAGTAAAGTATTATTTTTAGATATGGATAATCTTTTTACAATTTCGAAACTTTTTAACGTTAAAGAATGTGAACTATCAAGAGTTGGTAATATTACGATGTATGCATGCAAGGATATTAGTAAAGTTCCATTTGACGATTATGAGTATATAATAATTGATACTTATCCAGCTATTCTAGAAGGAGAATTGCCAAATATTAATTCCAGTAAAGTGCATAATATTTTTGTTACAGATTATTTTTCAATAGAAGATACTTTGGAATATGCTAAAAGATGGAAAGGCAATAATATCTTAATTATAAATATGACTAATCCAGATCATGAGATTGAAAGAATACAATTTAAAGTAGCGAGTTCTCTAGCCTTGAAAAAAGACGTAACGTTAAGGAGAATTATCATAATACCCTTTGAAGATGAGTATTATGGATCTTATAGGGTCGATTTGCCAAAGATAGAGACAGTATTGGGCTACATAATGACGTGA
- a CDS encoding alcohol dehydrogenase catalytic domain-containing protein — translation MKALVFDKSGIENLKLKEIENPTLGPHDVLIRVEKSGVNPIDYFVVNYIPVKPMPHIPGAEIAGTVEKVGDHVKGINKGDKVIVYNRIFDGSCDLCLSGREMLCRNGGIMSVITNGGWSEYFAIPDKNVFKIPENMDWDLAASLPVAALTSYHAIKELEVSPNDIVVIFGASGNTGMFAVQLAKKFGAIVIAVSKKNWLKEFGADYVVGYNEVVEKVKEITEGKMANVVINSLGSSVWDKSLEVLGYNGKLALFGTLTGADVKINLSSIYSKHAKIIGTTGGSRRDLIELINLCRDCRVKVWKTYKLEEGAEALRQIMSENRDGRVMLQL, via the coding sequence ATGAAAGCTTTAGTTTTCGATAAAAGTGGGATTGAAAATCTTAAGCTAAAAGAGATTGAGAATCCTACTTTAGGTCCCCATGATGTTCTAATAAGAGTTGAGAAATCTGGGGTTAATCCTATTGATTATTTCGTAGTAAACTATATTCCAGTAAAGCCTATGCCTCACATACCTGGTGCAGAAATCGCAGGAACAGTAGAAAAAGTAGGTGATCACGTTAAGGGAATTAATAAAGGAGATAAGGTAATAGTTTACAATAGAATATTTGACGGAAGCTGCGATTTATGCTTATCTGGAAGAGAAATGTTATGTAGAAACGGAGGAATAATGAGCGTAATAACTAATGGTGGGTGGAGCGAATACTTTGCTATTCCAGATAAAAATGTGTTTAAAATTCCGGAAAATATGGATTGGGATTTGGCGGCAAGTTTACCAGTTGCAGCTTTAACTTCGTACCATGCAATTAAAGAATTAGAAGTTAGTCCTAATGATATAGTTGTTATATTTGGTGCAAGTGGGAACACTGGAATGTTTGCAGTTCAATTGGCTAAAAAGTTTGGAGCTATTGTGATAGCTGTTTCTAAAAAGAATTGGCTAAAGGAATTTGGAGCAGATTATGTGGTAGGATATAACGAAGTGGTAGAAAAAGTTAAAGAAATAACTGAAGGAAAAATGGCTAATGTAGTTATAAATTCGTTAGGTTCTTCAGTGTGGGATAAGAGTTTAGAAGTTCTAGGATACAATGGAAAATTAGCATTATTCGGAACTCTCACCGGGGCTGATGTGAAAATTAATTTGAGCTCCATTTATAGTAAACACGCAAAAATTATAGGAACTACTGGAGGATCTAGACGAGATCTAATAGAGCTAATAAACTTATGCAGAGATTGTAGAGTTAAAGTGTGGAAAACATATAAACTAGAAGAGGGAGCAGAAGCATTAAGGCAAATTATGAGTGAAAATAGAGATGGGAGAGTAATGCTACAATTATAA
- a CDS encoding archaellin/type IV pilin N-terminal domain-containing protein: protein MGLKNAIKKYNKKVKRKGLAGLDTAIILIAFIITASVLAYVAINMGLFVTQKAKSTINKGEETASTALTLSGSVLYAVNYPTNTRSYWIYFTVSPSSGVSSVELSPATTAISFTASSLGIAYSNIYKYTLLTVSPSEVNGIVYVNGQYLNLADQETSGGQTYVYYPNPYYALLALNYTLGQLYKPSTYSTTKASTPLYIATSTQVSTLLTTMPWLKNDNVFSFTLNISGQLVTYYAYVNQTFAFTYPVAGDPLIGSAIAPAGSVIGVMLLFGPDLGSHVFQYQTITIQISPNIGSPLTLSEYVYQPEGNVTVIG from the coding sequence ATGGGCTTAAAAAACGCAATAAAAAAATATAACAAAAAAGTAAAAAGAAAAGGATTAGCAGGATTAGATACAGCAATAATATTAATAGCATTTATAATAACTGCATCAGTACTAGCATATGTTGCGATAAATATGGGACTTTTCGTAACCCAAAAAGCTAAATCAACAATAAATAAAGGAGAAGAAACCGCATCTACTGCACTAACTCTATCTGGGTCAGTATTATATGCTGTAAATTATCCTACTAATACTAGAAGTTATTGGATATACTTTACTGTATCCCCTAGCTCTGGAGTATCTAGTGTCGAATTATCTCCTGCTACTACTGCAATATCATTTACAGCATCTTCTCTAGGTATTGCATATTCTAATATATATAAATATACATTACTTACTGTATCCCCATCTGAAGTTAACGGGATAGTATATGTAAATGGTCAGTATCTTAATCTAGCAGATCAAGAAACTAGTGGAGGTCAAACCTATGTATATTATCCTAATCCATATTATGCCTTACTGGCACTTAATTACACTTTAGGCCAATTATATAAACCTTCTACTTACTCTACCACTAAAGCTAGCACCCCCTTATACATTGCTACGAGTACGCAAGTCTCAACACTATTAACAACTATGCCATGGTTAAAAAATGACAACGTATTTTCATTTACATTGAACATAAGCGGACAATTAGTAACGTATTATGCATATGTGAATCAGACTTTTGCATTCACATATCCAGTGGCTGGAGATCCATTAATAGGTAGTGCAATAGCGCCTGCAGGGTCAGTGATAGGTGTTATGTTACTATTTGGTCCAGATCTAGGCAGCCATGTATTTCAATATCAGACCATAACAATACAGATATCCCCTAACATTGGATCACCATTAACGTTATCAGAATATGTATATCAGCCTGAAGGAAATGTAACCGTAATAGGATAA
- a CDS encoding type II secretion system F family protein — protein MLGLTNRRNEIDSKYIFMIAFMLALFSSGVPPEIVILHLAKEDSFEPYAKVAKKIKNLISGYRYKFSSAISYTVRNLNIKYLKEFLIRLSQAVTFGDDMIEFLSREIDFSLSEYNASSARLIESMNNFLTVYATLNSSLTFLIADITILSLIYNGGIQLISQLTVLSITLLGNLTLVMYLLYKPENYMRYNIIDKLILTLLIIFSIIFVTTYTSYITLIIIGIILTIIGFRYRMFENKINNIERYFLLFVRYFSRNYAIVSNLKESLMAVLRGDLGDAKPLVKKAINRLVMGVNKEKVFRLMGEESKSVLVTMLSKVLYETISMGGNILVVGEILSKIGDSILNIRARKEQNGRAFETSIYALQTASSGVSAALISIVGMLNTIFSVQNVSTVFSFSQVNIDLISRIFLIILFTLSFANGIAITLAYGRSLYVSLYFIGILLIFSAITYHIVLILTGNIFKALSSPSGILQLP, from the coding sequence ATGTTAGGACTAACTAATAGAAGAAATGAAATAGATTCGAAATATATATTTATGATAGCATTTATGCTAGCGTTATTTTCCTCTGGTGTTCCACCAGAAATTGTAATATTGCATTTAGCTAAAGAAGATTCGTTTGAACCTTATGCTAAAGTTGCAAAGAAAATTAAGAATTTAATATCTGGGTATAGATATAAGTTCTCATCTGCTATATCTTATACTGTAAGGAATTTAAACATAAAATATCTTAAAGAATTTTTAATTAGACTATCCCAGGCTGTAACTTTTGGAGATGACATGATAGAGTTCTTATCTAGAGAAATAGATTTTTCGCTTTCTGAATATAATGCATCTTCTGCAAGGCTTATAGAATCTATGAATAATTTTCTCACAGTTTATGCTACTTTAAATAGCTCCCTAACCTTTCTAATAGCTGACATAACAATATTATCCTTAATTTATAATGGTGGAATCCAGTTAATAAGTCAACTTACAGTTTTATCTATTACTCTGCTCGGAAATCTGACCTTAGTAATGTATTTACTATATAAACCAGAAAATTATATGAGATATAATATTATAGATAAACTAATTTTAACGTTGCTAATAATATTCTCTATTATATTTGTTACCACCTATACGTCTTACATAACGTTAATAATTATTGGTATTATTCTCACAATAATAGGATTTAGATATAGAATGTTTGAAAATAAAATTAACAATATAGAAAGATATTTTCTACTATTTGTTAGATACTTTTCAAGAAATTACGCAATAGTTAGCAACCTTAAAGAGTCCTTAATGGCAGTATTAAGGGGAGATTTGGGTGATGCAAAACCGCTAGTTAAAAAGGCAATAAATAGATTAGTCATGGGTGTAAATAAAGAAAAAGTATTCAGATTAATGGGAGAAGAAAGCAAAAGTGTACTAGTAACAATGCTAAGTAAAGTATTATACGAAACAATTAGTATGGGCGGGAATATTTTAGTTGTTGGAGAGATACTTAGTAAAATTGGAGATTCTATTTTAAATATAAGGGCTAGAAAAGAGCAAAATGGAAGAGCATTTGAAACTTCAATATATGCCTTACAAACAGCTTCTTCTGGAGTTTCAGCTGCTTTGATATCAATAGTAGGTATGTTAAATACAATATTTTCAGTACAAAATGTTTCCACAGTGTTTAGTTTCTCTCAAGTTAATATAGATTTAATATCAAGAATATTTTTAATTATATTATTCACTTTAAGCTTTGCGAATGGAATAGCAATTACCTTAGCCTACGGAAGATCACTTTACGTTAGCTTATATTTTATCGGAATATTACTAATATTTAGTGCAATAACATATCATATAGTCCTTATACTTACAGGTAACATATTTAAGGCCTTGTCATCTCCTTCTGGAATATTACAGTTGCCTTGA